The following are from one region of the Vitis riparia cultivar Riparia Gloire de Montpellier isolate 1030 chromosome 14, EGFV_Vit.rip_1.0, whole genome shotgun sequence genome:
- the LOC117930631 gene encoding xyloglucan endotransglucosylase/hydrolase protein 2-like, with protein sequence MDEHSGCGIMSKLKYGSGFFRMRLKLPERDSTAVVTTYYLHSHTPLHDEVDFEFLGGSKKTILQTNVYTNGVGGREQRIHLWFDPASDFHSYSILWNHYQLVFYIDNIPIRVFKNNTRLGVGYPTQGMMIEGTLWNGEGWASNGKPINWREGPFKAIYEGFKIEGCPSEGPIISQECETSKYWWNGEKFRQLDPVQQRAYENVRRKYVNYDYCNDRWRYPEAPLECQEHK encoded by the exons ATGGATGAGCATTCAG GATGTGGGATTATGTCGAAACTCAAGTATGGATCCGGGTTTTTTCGAATGAGATTGAAGCTCCCGGAGAGAGACTCTACTGCTGTTGTCACCACTTATTAT TTACATTCTCACACCCCTCTTCACGATGAAGTCGACTTTGAGTTTTTGGGTGGAAGCAAAAAGACTATACTACAAACGAATGTTTACACAAATGGTGTAGGAGGTAGAGAACAAAGGATTCATCTATGGTTTGATCCCGCCTCGGACTTTCATTCCTATTCCATTCTTTGGAACCATTACCAATTAGT GTTTTACATAGACAACATCCCCATTAGGGTTTTCAAGAACAACACAAGACTTGGGGTAGGGTACCCTACGCAAGGAATGATGATAGAGGGGACTCTATGGAATGGAGAAGGGTGGGCATCAAATGGGAAACCCATAAATTGGAGAGAAGGACCCTTTAAGGCCATCTACGAGGGTTTCAAAATTGAGGGGTGCCCTTCAGAGGGACCCATAATTTCACAGGAGTGTGAGACCTCAAAGTATTGGTGGAATGGAGAGAAGTTTAGGCAACTTGACCCTGTACAACAAAGGGCCTATGAAAATGTGAGAAGAAAGTATGTGAATTATGACTACTGCAATGACAGGTGGAGGTACCCAGAGGCCCCTCTAGAATGCCAAGagcataaataa
- the LOC117930958 gene encoding pre-mRNA-splicing factor 38, with product MANRTDPAAKSIRGTNPQNLVEKILRSKIYQNTYWKEQCFGLTAETLVDKAMELDHLGGTFGGNRKPTPFMCLVMKMLQIQPEKDIVVEFIKNEEYKYVRILGAFYLRLTGIDTDVYQYLEPLYNDYRKLRRRLSDGNYSLTHVDEVIDELLTKDYSCDVALPRIKKRWTLESLGTLEPRRSALEDDFEEEEEKEEDDQLMDELDAGAHEKDYYRGRSPARERDRDRKRDSHRYRDRDYDRERGRGRERDRERERDRDSYRDRERERDRDRDRYRLRDDKEYGRDREREREREGRERERRDRDRGRRRSHSRSRSRSKDRKDREGGDHRKRHARSSTSPRRRGDMPEDGTTREEPRKKKEKKEKKDDGTDHPDPEIAEANRLRASLGLKPLKL from the exons ATGGCGAACCGTACGGACCCAGCGGCGAAGAGCATACGAGGCACGAATCCGCAAAACTTGGTGGAGAAGATTCTGAGGTCGAAGATTTACCAGAACACGTACTGGAAGGAGCAGTGCTTTGGATTGACCGCGGAGACTCTGGTTGACAAGGCCATGGAGCTCGACCACCTTGGCGGCACCTTTGGTGGTAACCGCAAGCCCACGCCCTTCATGTGCCTCGTCATGAAAATGCTCCAGATCCAGCCCGAGAAGGACATCGTTGTCGAGTTCATAAAAAACGAAGAGTACAA ATATGTCCGTATACTTGGTGCATTTTATTTGCGTCTTACAGGGATAGATACTGATGTGTACCAATACCTAGAGCCTCTATACAATGACTATCGGAAATTGAGGAGAAGATTATCTGATGGAA ATTATTCTTTGACACACGTTGATGAGGTTATCGATGAACTTCTGACAAAAGATTATTCCTGTGACGTTGCCTTGCCCCGTATCAAGAAAAG ATGGACTCTTGAATCCCTTGGTACACTGGAACCAAGAAGAAGTGCTTTGGAAGATGATtttgaggaagaggaagaaaaagaagaggatgaCCAACTCATGGATGAATTAGATGCTGGGGCTCATGAAAag GATTATTATCGTGGGCGAAGCCCTGCAAGGGAGAGAGATAGGGATAGAAAGCGTGACAGTCACAGATATAG AGATCGAGATTATGATAGGGAACGTGGAAGAGGACGAGAAAGAGATCGGGAAAGGGAAAGGGACAGAGACAGCTATAGAGacagggagagggagagggacaGAGACAGGGACCGCTATCGTCTGAGAGATGATAAAGAATATGGTCGTGACAGGGAGAGGGAAAGGGAGAGGGAAGGCAGGGAGAGGGAGAGGCGAGACAGGGACCGTGGCAGGCGGAGGAGCCATTCAAGGAGCCGAAGTAGGAGCAAGGATCGTAAGGATCGCGAGGGTGGAGACCACCGGAAGAGGCATGCTCGCAGCAGCACCAGTCCTAGAAGGCGTGGAGACATGCCAGAGGATGGAACCACTCGAGAagagccaaggaagaagaaagaaaagaaggagaagaaggatGATGGCACTGACCACCCAGATCCAGAGATTGCAGAAGCAAACAGGTTGCGGGCATCCCTTGGGCTTAAACCCTTGAAACTCTAA